In a genomic window of Struthio camelus isolate bStrCam1 chromosome 20, bStrCam1.hap1, whole genome shotgun sequence:
- the PTGES gene encoding prostaglandin E synthase isoform X2, producing MPQLLLGSGLGLEMVSAATWKTVGPVCAAGSIPSSYGTTLESFSQAKGTGLFSAGWKEPPALAHRNDMENIFPFLFLGAVYSLLDPSPTVARIHFFIFCLGRIVHTVAYLLRLKAPTRSVAYSVAQLPCFSMALQILIAAIPYW from the exons ATGCCGCAG CTCCTGCTGGGCAGTGGTTTGGGACTGGAGATGGTCTCTGCTGCGACTTGGAAGACG GTTGGCCCTGTTTGTGCTGCCGGATCCATCCCCAGCAGCTATGGCACGACATTAGAGTCCTTCAGTCAAGCCAAGGGGACAGGACTCTTttctgcaggctggaaagaaccTCCTGCATT GGCCCATCGCAATGACATGGAGAacatctttcccttcctcttcctcggaGCTGTCTACTCCTTGCTGGACCCCAGTCCCACAGTGGCCAGGATCCACTTCTTCATCTTCTGCCTGGGACGCATTGTCCATACCGTGGCCTACCTCCTGCGGCTGAAAGCACCTACCCGCTCCGTGGCCTACAGCGTAGcccagctgccctgcttttcCATGGCTCTGCAGATCCTCATTGCAGCCATCCCATATTGGTAG
- the PTGES gene encoding prostaglandin E synthase isoform X3, with the protein MPQVGPVCAAGSIPSSYGTTLESFSQAKGTGLFSAGWKEPPALAHRNDMENIFPFLFLGAVYSLLDPSPTVARIHFFIFCLGRIVHTVAYLLRLKAPTRSVAYSVAQLPCFSMALQILIAAIPYW; encoded by the exons ATGCCGCAG GTTGGCCCTGTTTGTGCTGCCGGATCCATCCCCAGCAGCTATGGCACGACATTAGAGTCCTTCAGTCAAGCCAAGGGGACAGGACTCTTttctgcaggctggaaagaaccTCCTGCATT GGCCCATCGCAATGACATGGAGAacatctttcccttcctcttcctcggaGCTGTCTACTCCTTGCTGGACCCCAGTCCCACAGTGGCCAGGATCCACTTCTTCATCTTCTGCCTGGGACGCATTGTCCATACCGTGGCCTACCTCCTGCGGCTGAAAGCACCTACCCGCTCCGTGGCCTACAGCGTAGcccagctgccctgcttttcCATGGCTCTGCAGATCCTCATTGCAGCCATCCCATATTGGTAG
- the PTGES gene encoding prostaglandin E synthase isoform X1 produces the protein MMENKVFMSFMFYSTVLILKMYVVAIITGQVRLRKKAFANPEDALRNGGLQYYREDPDVERCRRAHRNDMENIFPFLFLGAVYSLLDPSPTVARIHFFIFCLGRIVHTVAYLLRLKAPTRSVAYSVAQLPCFSMALQILIAAIPYW, from the exons ATGATGGAAAACAAAGTGTTTATGTCATTTATGTTCTACAGCACggtcttgattttaaaaatgtatgtcgtTGCCATCATTACAGGACAAGTAAGACTCAGAAAGAAG GCATTTGCTAACCCAGAGGATGCGCTGCGGAATGGAGGCCTGCAGTACTACCGTGAGGACCCTGACGTGGAGCGATGCCGCAG GGCCCATCGCAATGACATGGAGAacatctttcccttcctcttcctcggaGCTGTCTACTCCTTGCTGGACCCCAGTCCCACAGTGGCCAGGATCCACTTCTTCATCTTCTGCCTGGGACGCATTGTCCATACCGTGGCCTACCTCCTGCGGCTGAAAGCACCTACCCGCTCCGTGGCCTACAGCGTAGcccagctgccctgcttttcCATGGCTCTGCAGATCCTCATTGCAGCCATCCCATATTGGTAG